Within the Candidatus Dependentiae bacterium genome, the region ATGCATAAGACCTACTATGGTAAAAGGTAAGTAAAAAAGTATACAAAAGAGTAGTAAGACTTCAATAAGTGTAAACTAAAAAGGGTTATATGCATAGTAAGATAGCCATTGGCTCAGATCACCGCGGGTTTTTAATTAAAGAATTTTTACTGTCGTGCACTGCTTTTGATAACTGGACTGTTGAGTGGGTTGATGTAGGAGCTTACACTAGAGAAAGATCAGATTATCCCACCTTTGGTGCTCAAGTTGCACAACTTATGCTCTCTAATACCGTAGATGCTGGAGTGCTACTTTGTGGCAATGGCGTTGGTATGGCTATAGTAGCCAATAGATTTAAACATATTAGAGCAGGGCTTGTTTGGACAGAAGGCCTAGCGCGTATGGCAAAAGAAGATGATAATATAAATGTGCTCGTGCTTCCAGCTGATTGTATGACTCAAGAAGAAGCTGAGCAGTGTGTATTTGCTTGGCTTACGGGTAAGTTTAAAGGTGGTCGCTATGCTGAACGGCTAGCTCTCATAGAGTCACTTACAAATAGTTAATTTAATTATTGACTATTATGCATAAATAATTTTATACTTAGTACTAAACCTATAATTAAAAATAAAGGAGAGTTATGAAATTATTTACTAAGTTACTATTAAGTCTTATTGTTGGATTAAGCTATACTCAGTTAGCTTTCAGTTTTCTTGATAGAGCAGAACCATCAGATTGGTGGGCAGAGTCAGAGCCAAGAGATGTAAAGCCTGGAGATCCTAGACTAACAAATGAAGATTGGATGAAATACGTTGATCCTAAAGTTTTCAACTCAGGCGCTAACACTACAAAAACAGCACCAAGAGTCTAAGAATTATTAAAGAGGCGAGATCGTAATCTCGCCTCTTTTTATGCACTTAACTGTACTAGGTACTACTATTAGTTGTTATAGTATACACTAATGGTTTGTTCAGTTTCTAGTTGTTTAGCTACTTTTTCAAGTATTTCTTTATTTTCATGCAGAGAGTTTTTTGCACGTTGCGTGTACTCTTCCATAAGATGCCATATTTGAGCAAGCTTGGTGTTTTTTAGCTCTTTTGGCATATCTTGTTCGTTAATACCTTCAAATACAATCTCTTTTAGTTGAGCAAATACTTTTTGCTTTGTCTCTTGAGCAACAGCATGTGACACTGAGCCAAGCAATACTTCTTGAGCTGCAAGACCTGCAAGTTCTATAATAACTGCTTTTTCTTTATCTTGTTGCGTAGTTGTTAATGCTCTGTGATCAGGAGCATAAGTAAAGAGCGCACCTTGACGTATACCAGTTTTAGTAGTTACTGGTAATATCGTTGCTTTAACTAATTGTTCTGGCATATCAAGCGTATTATGAGCTACTATTTTACCAGCGTAATGTGCTGCAAGTACCTGTTTTTCCAGAGCCAGTGGACTGCGATGCTGAGCGCTAATGCCATACACTAAAGTATTAATACTTTGTTCAATGTCATCATGGGTTAGTGTTCTTTGAGCTATATGGGCTCTATTTAAAGCATGTTTTACTACAGCACCTAAAGTAGTCAGTGAACTGCCACTCGTCTGACGAGCTAATTCAGCTATATTAAATTCTGCTTTTGAAACACCATAATTAGCAAGTTCACGGGTAAAGAACACTGCTCTGTCTTCGTCGCTTGGTTGTCCAAAAGTAATCGTTACTCCTAGCTGAGCTGAACTGCCTAAAGCATTGGTAAGAGCTTGAGCATCTTGAGCTGTTGCTATAATAATCACGGGCTTTTTAGGATTTTTGATAGCCCCTGTCATAGTAGTAACAATGTCACCCCATACTTTAGCGTCAATTTCTTGATGGGTAAGCCAGTCAAGCTCATTTATAACAACAATAGCAGGTGTTGCTTTGTCAGCTTCTTTGATAACGTCGCCTAGCTCTTTTTTAAGCAGCGCTGAAGCATGAATATCATAGATGCCGCATTTATCGGTTTTACCTTGAGCTTTAAGTTCTTTGGTAATTTCTCCTGCAAGAGCATGAGCAAGAGCCTTACCTGCATCAACGGGACCTACAAGTAAGTAACCACGTTCTATAGCAGCACCTGTTCTATCTAAGCTAGCTTTATGTTTAAAATAGCTCGCTATTTTACCTAGTTCAGCTTTTGCTTGAGATAGTCCAATAACGTCATTAAAAGTGCTACGAGATGATTTAACGGGAGAACCAGTATCAAAACTTTCACCCTTTAGATAAGCGATACTTTTCATAGTCTGAGTTGACGCCCAACCAGCTAATTCTTTGGCATCTTTCATAATAATAGGAGCAAAGATAGCTGCAGGAGTAATGGTATAGAATGGTTTTGATGTATCAACGTTTATAAATCTACCTAAAGGATTAATCATGTTGCCAATTAAACCACTACCATTACTGGTAGTATGCGTTTGTACAGTAGTTTGATTACCTATTTGAGCACCAATAATTACCAAATCTTCACCTATTTGCTCTAGACTTCTAGAAGAGGTACTTGAAGCACCCTGTGCTAATGGAATACCTACTGGTAATTTAGGTCTGCTTTCTATTTCTTTTTTAGGCAATGAACCTATTAAATTCTTTAAATTTTGAAAAAAGTTGCCAATAGGGCTTATTGTTTTAATAGGATTGTCTTTCGTGATTTCCAAAGTATGCTTTTCTCTTTCCCCTTTTGTATTAATTATGTCTGGCAGTGGTGTACGAGTAGTAACAGTCGGTTCTGGATAATCAGGTAGTTTGTTTGGGGGTGTTATAAGCACATAATAAGCACCTAAACCAATATACGGTAGAGCACGTTTTGCAATGGTTGGTAAATTCCACTCATTAGCAATTTGTGTTGTTCTTTTGGTAAAACGGTTTAATGGCGTTGAACCAACAAATGCGTAATTTTTAGCGATATTTTTTAACTCAGCTTCATTGTGGTCTAAAGCTCTTTTAACCATGCTTGCTTTAAGCGGTGTTGCTTGATAAGAGCGGTTAACAAATTCTTGAGTTTTTAAAGTAGGAATCTGCTTAAGTCCGTTAACAAGAGAGCTATTAACCTGTTCTAAAATTGATTTATTAACGTCAAGAATTAACGGTATAGTAGCATGGCTAAGTTCAAATTGCTTGCCTTGACGTACTTCTAAAATAAAGCTTCTTAAGCTTGTAACATAATCGCGTATAGCTTTTTTGTCATCTACTTTAATACTGTTATTGTTAACTGATTGGGCAAGCTCTTCTAAAGCTTTATCTGTTGTTGCAAGTTGTTTAAGAACGCGTTGCAAGAGAGCTTCAAGAAATTTTGGATCTTGAGTTGTTGTTTGTACTGCTGGCTCTGTTAGTTGTCCATAAGTACTTATGCCTGTACTAAGAGCAAACAATAAACTAAGTGGTAACATTTTTAATCCCATGGGATTCCTTTCTTTTAAATTACAATAAGAGTTTTGGTAAAGAGTAGCAGATACTAGCTACTACTCTATTTTACCGATTTTTTGCTATTTATCTATGAGTATCTATAAGTTTTTTAAGAGACTCTGCATCAAGCGTATGTTTTTCTTCTAATTCTTGAGCTACAGAAACAAGAGCATTTTTATTATCTTTAAGTAGTTGCTCTGTTTCTAATTCAAGTTTTTGTAACATACTATAAGCTTGTTGCTTAATATCCTGTTGTGCTTGTTTTGAAAGATCTTCCAGTAATAGTCCGTCAAGTAGCACCTCTTGTGCATACTTAAGAGCTTTTTGCTTATCTTTTGTATGATGGTGCGATCCAGATGAACCAAGTACTATTTTTTCTGCTAAAGGCCCAGCAAGTTGGATCATACATTGCTTTGTTTTCTCTTGAGCATCTTGAAGCTTAAGTGCTTCTGAATAATTATAGGTAAACAAGCCGCCAAACTTTGTTGTTTGAGTTTTGTGTTGAGCTTCTTGCTTATCTGTCCATAGACGCTTTTCTATAATTTTACGATGTCTAGGGAGTATCGTTACCGATTCTAATTTGTTTTCAGGGTTAAGCAGTATGCTTGCTAGAGCGTGGCCTGCTTGGTGTAATGCAAGTATGTTTTTTTCTTGAGCAGTAAGCGGCAGTAGTGTTTTAAAACTACGTACATGAATATTAACCTGTTCTTGTAAATGCTCTTGGCTTACCCCTTTAGCTTGTGTACGAGCTACAAAGCGGGCTTGTTTTATTATAAACTCTAAGTCACCGTATGAGCATTGCTCTGTTTGGCGAGCCAGTGTATCGATACAAATTC harbors:
- a CDS encoding RpiB/LacA/LacB family sugar-phosphate isomerase, with translation MHSKIAIGSDHRGFLIKEFLLSCTAFDNWTVEWVDVGAYTRERSDYPTFGAQVAQLMLSNTVDAGVLLCGNGVGMAIVANRFKHIRAGLVWTEGLARMAKEDDNINVLVLPADCMTQEEAEQCVFAWLTGKFKGGRYAERLALIESLTNS
- a CDS encoding AAA family ATPase encodes the protein MGLKMLPLSLLFALSTGISTYGQLTEPAVQTTTQDPKFLEALLQRVLKQLATTDKALEELAQSVNNNSIKVDDKKAIRDYVTSLRSFILEVRQGKQFELSHATIPLILDVNKSILEQVNSSLVNGLKQIPTLKTQEFVNRSYQATPLKASMVKRALDHNEAELKNIAKNYAFVGSTPLNRFTKRTTQIANEWNLPTIAKRALPYIGLGAYYVLITPPNKLPDYPEPTVTTRTPLPDIINTKGEREKHTLEITKDNPIKTISPIGNFFQNLKNLIGSLPKKEIESRPKLPVGIPLAQGASSTSSRSLEQIGEDLVIIGAQIGNQTTVQTHTTSNGSGLIGNMINPLGRFINVDTSKPFYTITPAAIFAPIIMKDAKELAGWASTQTMKSIAYLKGESFDTGSPVKSSRSTFNDVIGLSQAKAELGKIASYFKHKASLDRTGAAIERGYLLVGPVDAGKALAHALAGEITKELKAQGKTDKCGIYDIHASALLKKELGDVIKEADKATPAIVVINELDWLTHQEIDAKVWGDIVTTMTGAIKNPKKPVIIIATAQDAQALTNALGSSAQLGVTITFGQPSDEDRAVFFTRELANYGVSKAEFNIAELARQTSGSSLTTLGAVVKHALNRAHIAQRTLTHDDIEQSINTLVYGISAQHRSPLALEKQVLAAHYAGKIVAHNTLDMPEQLVKATILPVTTKTGIRQGALFTYAPDHRALTTTQQDKEKAVIIELAGLAAQEVLLGSVSHAVAQETKQKVFAQLKEIVFEGINEQDMPKELKNTKLAQIWHLMEEYTQRAKNSLHENKEILEKVAKQLETEQTISVYYNN